From a region of the Candidatus Brocadia sp. genome:
- a CDS encoding four helix bundle protein, with amino-acid sequence MEVYQLALEAAMEIFEISRGFPKEEIYSLTDQIRRSSRSVCVNLAEGWRRRRYKAVFVNKLTDAEQEAAETQTWLEFTLRCKYINNEMFKMLDEKYEHIFAKLITMERKADTFCKAV; translated from the coding sequence TTGGAGGTTTATCAGTTGGCGCTCGAAGCTGCAATGGAGATATTTGAGATTTCAAGAGGTTTTCCGAAGGAAGAGATTTATTCCTTAACCGACCAAATACGCAGGTCGTCAAGATCAGTATGTGTTAACCTCGCAGAAGGCTGGAGAAGACGGAGATATAAGGCTGTATTTGTGAATAAATTAACAGATGCCGAGCAAGAAGCGGCAGAAACTCAAACATGGTTGGAGTTTACGTTAAGGTGCAAATATATTAACAACGAGATGTTTAAAATGCTGGACGAAAAGTATGAGCATATTTTTGCAAAGCTTATTACGATGGAACGAAAAGCTGACACATTCTGCAAAGCCGTCTGA
- a CDS encoding amidohydrolase family protein — protein MKMIRAKYLIPEPERCIENGAVAVEDARIHRVGTFDEIKTLPDVDAIIDLGNAVILPGLINIHTHLDLTHLHNRIKPTSNFTHWVFQLLGARIRWKEADYTASIEKGIRCSVEAGTTTVADIANTEYSFSVLRKSPLRKVVFKEVIDLNPDHAEDVLAKAQSELAGFGYDGAVPVGINDPPVSPGKPGDDAGEIRGRHDLFCVGLSPHAPYSVSKELYRLVAQFARQKGLPLCTHIAETRDEIEFLTKGAGNFPTFLRQLRAMPPDWQPPGLTPIHYLKETGILENHPLLIHCNYITDAEISLIRSSGASVAFCPRSHRFFGHTNHPLPRLLGCGVNVGLGTDSLASNDTLSILDEMKFLFLHDAISPKTLISMATINGAKALGWELRVGRIREGFEADLCGIRLPDGDTRGVYGQLFDAGSKNIFTMISGVVCYQASSP, from the coding sequence ATGAAAATGATACGGGCAAAATATCTTATTCCGGAACCGGAACGGTGTATTGAAAACGGGGCGGTTGCCGTAGAGGATGCCAGGATACACCGTGTTGGGACGTTTGATGAGATCAAGACGCTTCCTGATGTCGATGCCATCATTGATCTGGGAAACGCAGTAATCCTGCCAGGGCTTATCAATATTCATACCCACCTCGATTTGACCCACCTGCACAACCGCATTAAACCCACGAGTAATTTTACCCACTGGGTCTTTCAGTTGCTGGGCGCAAGGATACGCTGGAAGGAGGCGGATTATACCGCATCAATAGAAAAGGGGATTCGCTGCTCTGTGGAGGCGGGCACGACAACGGTTGCCGATATTGCCAATACGGAATATTCGTTTTCGGTGTTAAGGAAGAGTCCTTTGCGAAAGGTTGTGTTTAAGGAGGTTATCGACCTGAACCCTGATCATGCAGAGGACGTTCTTGCGAAGGCACAATCTGAACTGGCTGGTTTTGGTTATGATGGTGCAGTGCCAGTGGGTATCAACGACCCCCCGGTGTCCCCCGGTAAACCGGGGGATGATGCGGGTGAGATCCGCGGCCGGCATGATCTGTTTTGTGTGGGGCTTTCACCCCATGCACCCTATTCCGTGTCGAAGGAACTGTATCGGCTGGTTGCTCAATTTGCCCGTCAGAAAGGCCTGCCGCTCTGCACGCACATTGCTGAGACACGGGATGAAATTGAATTCCTGACAAAGGGTGCGGGCAATTTCCCCACCTTTTTGCGACAGTTACGCGCAATGCCTCCTGACTGGCAACCGCCGGGGCTTACCCCCATACACTATCTGAAGGAAACGGGGATTTTGGAAAACCATCCTCTCCTCATTCATTGCAATTATATTACCGATGCGGAAATTTCCCTGATTCGTTCGTCCGGGGCAAGTGTTGCATTCTGTCCCAGGAGCCATCGGTTTTTTGGCCACACAAACCACCCCCTGCCGAGGCTGTTAGGCTGCGGGGTCAATGTTGGACTGGGTACGGATAGCCTGGCCAGCAATGATACTTTGAGTATTCTGGATGAGATGAAATTTCTTTTTTTGCACGATGCTATTTCACCAAAGACGTTGATCTCTATGGCCACGATAAACGGGGCAAAGGCGCTCGGCTGGGAATTACGGGTGGGGCGGATCAGGGAGGGTTTTGAGGCTGATCTTTGCGGCATCAGGCTGCCGGATGGCGATACAAGGGGTGTTTATGGCCAGCTTTTCGATGCCGGATCGAAAAATATATTTACAATGATTTCCGGCGTTGTTTGCTATCAGGCCTCTTCTCCCTGA
- the ltrA gene encoding group II intron reverse transcriptase/maturase has translation MLKHHSLRDKVFSLRNLYAAFGHVKKNKGKAGLDRVSIKQFESDLENNLQAVHKELKTAIYNPAPVLRVYIPKGRHDKRPLGIPIVKDRVVQQAVRQIIEPIFEKEFSDNSFGFRPNRCCHDAIKRIEQYKQQGYRNILDADIKAFYDTIPHKLIMNSLREKIADGWVLNSIENMLKAGVMENGIVHETNQGTPQGGVISPLLANLIGDIIDKELEKAGYKFVRYADDFVVMTKTKEELPTALQYVKEIIEGKLEMKLSEDKTRLTNFKRGFRFLGYNFMGKNKGVSMKSLDKLKDAVRDITKRTQGVNLQAVIDTLNPVIRGHVNYFRLGNVQTVYRSLDCWVRMRLRSFKFSRKWKTDNKRFPVHRFFKMGLLSFEREFLKARAKAR, from the coding sequence ATGCTTAAGCATCATTCTTTAAGAGACAAGGTATTCAGTCTGAGAAACCTTTATGCGGCTTTTGGGCACGTAAAGAAGAATAAAGGCAAGGCTGGTCTCGACAGGGTAAGTATTAAGCAGTTTGAAAGTGACCTTGAGAATAATCTACAAGCTGTTCACAAGGAACTGAAAACCGCCATATACAACCCTGCGCCCGTCCTAAGGGTCTACATTCCCAAAGGCAGGCATGACAAGAGACCTCTTGGCATTCCCATTGTCAAGGACAGGGTAGTACAGCAAGCGGTCAGACAAATCATAGAGCCAATATTCGAGAAAGAATTCTCGGATAACAGCTTTGGATTTCGTCCAAACAGATGCTGTCATGATGCTATCAAACGGATTGAACAGTATAAGCAGCAAGGGTATCGGAACATTTTGGACGCCGATATAAAGGCGTTCTATGACACCATACCTCACAAGCTTATCATGAACTCCTTGCGTGAGAAAATCGCTGACGGATGGGTGTTGAACAGTATCGAGAACATGCTCAAGGCAGGGGTCATGGAGAACGGCATCGTGCACGAGACAAATCAAGGCACTCCGCAAGGAGGCGTCATATCTCCCTTGCTTGCAAACCTTATCGGTGACATCATCGACAAGGAGCTTGAAAAGGCAGGATATAAATTTGTCCGCTATGCCGATGACTTCGTTGTCATGACTAAAACAAAAGAAGAACTCCCTACCGCCCTTCAGTACGTCAAAGAAATCATCGAAGGGAAACTTGAAATGAAGCTGAGCGAGGATAAAACCAGGCTCACCAACTTCAAACGAGGCTTCCGGTTTCTCGGATATAATTTCATGGGCAAGAACAAGGGTGTAAGCATGAAATCCCTGGACAAACTCAAGGACGCCGTCAGAGACATCACCAAACGCACACAAGGCGTCAACCTGCAAGCCGTCATTGATACATTAAATCCTGTCATAAGGGGACATGTCAACTATTTTCGGCTGGGCAATGTACAAACGGTATATCGCTCGTTAGACTGCTGGGTACGCATGAGACTGAGAAGTTTCAAGTTTTCGAGAAAATGGAAAACTGACAACAAACGTTTCCCGGTACACCGATTCTTTAAGATGGGGTTACTCTCATTTGAAAGAGAATTTCTTAAGGCACGTGCGAAGGCACGATAG
- a CDS encoding DUF1565 domain-containing protein, translating to MLLSHISKIFKKPHFPLSTPTIFISLAALTATLLLLTGERCFGATYYVATNGNDRNNGSLSSPWRTIETSIAKLRPGDTLYLRGGTYYESQIAINVSGTPSNRILIKNYQSEVPVIDGGFRDFRRTSNKHWEVYDSSKSIYRSVRTYHNAMGVHGYFGRQDGNYRLVSYRRYNDLGANNEDYTNVGDIYIGPGIFWNSTDERIYIRLKPSSQAISMGYNIPSNMDPRSVVMYIFPCHEVITFGEGCSYVDMVGINLRYQNNALEFRTGSHHISITNSSITCGRAAVYIHDNVHDLVFDGISVNDNVPPWIAYSDVKIGNCPGGSFQGGPLNFQNLANNIEVRNCLFRKTWDGIVAGNAFNLHIHHNTFEGTRDDVVQLGSACYDIEINHNKMLFVSKGPSRHGTGSSLKPGTKYIHHNIIDCSKSMLGGRNDPNNLLNRKYHGPNGDGMVWARPFSRHEGNGYGTGDPWKIYNNTIVFGKELNNAGAGHEYTESSFYPDNPQEVYNNIIIQTMDHWLARGVRVSDGSQIHDGNIYYRQSANPQNYFLRLWEDGNSTSNFRSLSEFSASQCFTDSKEYYSRGFEDAGVEADPHLDGNYYPDPNGPAADGAVPLPTDWPGQDYGDYRGALPPNVNQTS from the coding sequence ATGTTATTATCTCATATTTCAAAAATATTTAAAAAACCACACTTTCCGCTTTCCACTCCCACCATTTTTATCTCTTTGGCAGCTTTAACCGCAACGCTTCTTTTATTGACAGGCGAAAGATGCTTTGGAGCAACCTATTATGTTGCAACAAACGGCAATGATCGAAACAACGGGAGCTTATCTTCTCCCTGGAGGACTATAGAAACGAGCATCGCTAAATTACGGCCTGGAGACACACTCTATCTCAGGGGTGGAACTTACTATGAGAGTCAGATTGCTATTAATGTTTCGGGAACTCCATCAAATAGAATTCTCATAAAGAATTATCAAAGTGAGGTGCCTGTTATTGATGGTGGTTTTAGGGACTTTCGAAGAACATCTAATAAACATTGGGAGGTATACGACTCTAGCAAAAGTATCTATAGATCGGTACGTACTTATCATAATGCAATGGGTGTGCATGGATATTTTGGAAGACAAGACGGTAATTATCGCCTTGTTTCTTACAGGCGATACAATGACCTTGGCGCCAATAACGAAGATTATACGAACGTTGGCGATATTTATATCGGCCCAGGTATATTCTGGAATAGCACTGACGAAAGGATATACATACGTTTAAAACCCAGTAGTCAAGCGATTTCGATGGGTTATAATATTCCATCAAACATGGATCCCCGCTCTGTAGTGATGTATATTTTCCCATGTCATGAGGTTATCACTTTTGGAGAAGGATGTTCTTATGTCGATATGGTAGGCATTAACTTAAGATATCAGAATAACGCCCTTGAATTTAGAACAGGGTCACATCACATCTCCATAACGAATTCTAGTATAACATGTGGTAGGGCAGCAGTTTATATCCATGACAATGTTCACGATCTTGTTTTTGATGGTATTAGTGTCAACGATAACGTTCCACCGTGGATTGCTTACAGCGATGTGAAAATAGGTAACTGCCCTGGAGGGAGTTTTCAAGGAGGGCCACTAAACTTTCAGAATTTAGCAAACAATATCGAAGTTAGAAATTGCCTATTTAGAAAAACCTGGGATGGAATTGTTGCAGGGAATGCATTTAATTTACATATTCATCATAATACGTTTGAAGGAACAAGGGATGATGTGGTTCAATTAGGGTCTGCGTGTTATGATATTGAAATAAATCACAACAAAATGCTCTTCGTTTCAAAAGGCCCTTCCAGACATGGAACTGGCTCATCTCTTAAACCTGGGACAAAGTACATTCATCATAACATTATTGATTGTAGCAAGTCGATGTTAGGTGGCAGGAATGATCCAAACAACTTACTGAATAGGAAATATCATGGGCCGAATGGTGACGGGATGGTATGGGCACGTCCCTTTTCAAGGCATGAAGGTAATGGCTATGGGACAGGTGATCCCTGGAAGATATACAATAATACCATTGTCTTTGGTAAAGAGTTGAATAACGCAGGTGCGGGGCATGAATATACCGAGAGTTCTTTTTACCCCGATAATCCCCAGGAAGTCTATAACAACATCATCATACAAACGATGGATCATTGGCTCGCAAGAGGGGTAAGAGTATCAGATGGATCTCAAATCCATGATGGAAATATTTACTATCGTCAGTCTGCGAATCCTCAAAATTATTTTCTCAGATTGTGGGAAGATGGAAATAGTACGAGCAATTTTAGGAGTCTTTCGGAGTTTAGCGCATCACAATGCTTTACTGATAGTAAGGAATACTATTCCCGTGGCTTTGAGGACGCCGGTGTAGAAGCAGATCCTCATCTGGACGGCAATTATTATCCTGACCCTAACGGCCCTGCCGCGGACGGCGCTGTACCTCTACCGACGGATTGGCCAGGTCAGGATTATGGAGATTATCGCGGTGCACTTCCCCCGAATGTCAATCAGACATCCTAG
- a CDS encoding DUF1565 domain-containing protein, whose translation MLLSRISKIFKKPYFSLSTIFISWAVLASTLLLSISEKCFGATYYVATNGNDQNSGSLSSPWRTIETSIAKLRPGDTLYLRGGTYYESQIAINVSGTPSNRILIQNYSNEVPTIDGGYMEFREILNSDWELYDSTRGIYRSVRTYSNAVSVDGYFGSQNGNYRLVPYARYSNLSSSNENYTRSGSIYIGPGIFWNSTNERIYIRLKPSSQAISMGYNIPSNMDPRSVVMYIFSSHEVVTFGEGCSYVDMVGINLRYQNNALEFRNGSHHISITNSSITCGKTAIYTHNNVHDLVFDGISVNDNIPPWIAYSDVKIGNCPGGSFQGGPLNFQNLANNIEVRNCLFRKTWDGIVAGNAFNLHIHHNTFEGTRDDVVQLGSACYDIEINHNKMLFVSKGPSRHGTGSSLKPGTKYIHHNIIDCSKSMLGGRNDPNNLLNRKYHGPNGDGMVWARPFSRHEGNGYGTADPWKIYNNTIVFGKELNNAGAGHEYTERSFYPNNPQEVYNNIIIQTMDHWLARGIRVSDGSQIHDGNIYYRQFANPRNYFLRLWEDGNSTSNFRSLSEFSASQCFTDSKEYYSRGFEDAGVEADPHLDGNYYPDPNGPAADGAVPLPTDWPGQDYGDYRGALPPLN comes from the coding sequence GTGTTATTATCTCGTATTTCAAAAATATTTAAAAAACCATACTTTTCACTTTCCACCATTTTTATCTCTTGGGCAGTTTTAGCCTCAACGCTTCTTCTATCAATAAGTGAAAAATGTTTCGGAGCAACCTATTATGTTGCAACAAATGGCAATGATCAAAACAGCGGGAGCTTATCTTCTCCCTGGAGGACTATAGAAACGAGCATCGCTAAATTACGGCCTGGAGACACACTCTATCTCAGGGGTGGAACTTACTATGAGAGTCAGATTGCTATTAATGTTTCGGGAACTCCATCAAATAGAATTCTCATACAAAATTATTCAAATGAGGTACCTACAATTGATGGTGGTTATATGGAATTCAGGGAGATACTCAATTCCGATTGGGAGTTGTATGATTCTACGAGAGGTATCTATAGATCAGTACGTACTTATTCTAATGCCGTGAGTGTGGATGGATATTTTGGGAGCCAAAACGGTAATTATCGCCTTGTTCCTTATGCAAGATACAGTAATCTTAGTTCGAGCAACGAGAATTATACCCGGTCAGGTAGCATCTATATCGGCCCCGGTATATTCTGGAATAGCACTAACGAAAGGATATACATACGTTTAAAACCCAGTAGTCAAGCGATTTCGATGGGTTATAATATTCCATCAAACATGGATCCCCGTTCTGTAGTGATGTATATTTTCTCAAGTCACGAGGTTGTCACTTTTGGAGAAGGATGTTCTTATGTCGATATGGTAGGCATTAATTTAAGATATCAGAATAACGCCCTTGAATTTAGAAATGGGTCACATCACATCTCTATAACGAATTCTAGTATAACATGTGGTAAGACAGCGATTTATACCCACAACAATGTTCACGATCTTGTTTTTGATGGTATTAGTGTCAATGATAACATCCCACCGTGGATTGCTTACAGCGATGTGAAAATAGGTAACTGCCCTGGAGGGAGTTTTCAAGGAGGGCCACTAAACTTTCAGAATTTAGCAAACAATATCGAAGTTAGAAATTGCCTATTTAGAAAAACCTGGGATGGAATTGTTGCAGGGAATGCATTTAATTTACATATTCATCATAATACGTTTGAAGGAACAAGGGATGATGTGGTTCAATTAGGGTCTGCGTGTTATGATATTGAAATAAATCACAACAAAATGCTCTTCGTTTCAAAAGGCCCTTCCAGACATGGAACTGGCTCATCTCTTAAACCTGGGACAAAGTACATTCATCATAACATTATTGATTGTAGCAAGTCGATGTTAGGTGGCAGGAATGATCCAAACAACTTACTGAATAGGAAATATCATGGGCCGAATGGTGACGGGATGGTATGGGCACGTCCCTTTTCAAGGCATGAAGGTAATGGCTATGGGACAGCTGATCCCTGGAAGATATACAATAATACTATTGTCTTTGGTAAAGAGTTGAATAACGCAGGTGCGGGGCATGAATATACCGAGAGATCTTTTTACCCCAATAATCCCCAGGAAGTCTATAACAACATCATCATACAAACGATGGATCATTGGCTTGCAAGAGGGATAAGAGTATCAGATGGATCCCAAATCCATGATGGAAATATTTACTATCGCCAGTTTGCGAATCCTCGAAATTATTTTCTCAGATTGTGGGAAGATGGAAATAGTACGAGCAATTTTAGGAGTCTTTCGGAGTTTAGCGCATCGCAATGCTTTACTGATAGTAAGGAATACTATTCCCGTGGCTTTGAGGACGCCGGTGTAGAAGCAGATCCTCATCTGGACGGCAATTATTATCCTGACCCTAACGGCCCTGCCGCGGACGGCGCTGTACCTCTACCGACGGATTGGCCAGGTCAGGATTATGGGGATTATCGTGGTGCATTACCTCCTCTAAACTAA
- a CDS encoding transposase: MHIVENKSKSGKKIYRSILLRESYREGGKVRKRTIANLSNCTSQEIEAIKLALSHKEDLGALGALSEVELQEGMSVGAIWGVYQVAKELGIEEALGKDFQGRLALWQVMARVINQGSRLSAVRLAQVHAAGDVLGMKRGFDENDLYDNLSWLSEHQAKIERTLFDARRAGKKPKLFLYDVTSSYVEGELNHFGEYGYNRDGKKGKKQIVIGMLCDEFGEPVSTEVFRGNTQDPKTFESQVKKTAERFGCTGVTMVGDRGMIKTMQIECLPEGFHYITAITKPQIESLIKQGILQLGLFEEKLCEIKSEGIRYRACA; the protein is encoded by the coding sequence ATGCATATTGTGGAAAATAAATCAAAATCCGGTAAAAAAATCTATCGCTCCATTCTTTTGCGGGAATCGTATCGGGAAGGCGGAAAGGTCAGGAAGCGTACCATTGCAAATCTGTCGAACTGCACATCGCAGGAGATAGAAGCGATAAAGCTTGCCCTTAGCCATAAAGAGGATCTCGGTGCATTGGGCGCACTCTCAGAGGTGGAACTCCAGGAGGGGATGTCCGTGGGGGCGATCTGGGGTGTGTATCAGGTGGCAAAGGAATTAGGGATAGAGGAGGCGTTGGGGAAGGATTTTCAGGGGAGACTGGCGCTGTGGCAGGTAATGGCGCGGGTGATAAATCAGGGGTCAAGACTCTCGGCGGTAAGGCTGGCGCAGGTGCATGCGGCGGGTGATGTGCTGGGTATGAAGCGGGGGTTCGACGAAAATGATCTCTACGATAATTTATCGTGGTTATCGGAGCATCAGGCAAAGATAGAGCGAACGTTGTTTGATGCAAGACGGGCAGGCAAAAAGCCGAAGCTGTTTCTGTATGACGTGACGAGCAGTTATGTGGAGGGGGAGTTAAATCATTTTGGTGAGTACGGGTATAATCGTGACGGCAAGAAGGGGAAGAAGCAGATCGTGATTGGTATGCTGTGTGATGAATTTGGGGAGCCGGTGTCCACGGAGGTATTTCGGGGCAATACCCAGGACCCAAAGACCTTTGAGTCTCAGGTAAAGAAGACGGCAGAACGGTTTGGGTGCACCGGGGTGACCATGGTAGGTGATCGGGGGATGATCAAGACGATGCAAATCGAATGTTTGCCGGAAGGATTTCATTACATAACGGCGATAACCAAGCCGCAGATCGAGTCGTTGATAAAACAAGGGATTCTGCAGTTAGGGCTGTTTGAAGAAAAGCTCTGCGAGATAAAGAGTGAGGGGATTCGCTATAGAGCCTGCGCATAA